A window of the Gemmatirosa kalamazoonensis genome harbors these coding sequences:
- a CDS encoding primase-helicase family protein, translating into MTARHRPPLLVEGERAARDIGRMNGRAGVRTIRPVDPLITEFNATHAVVLVGGEPAVLCEEAGRDGRPTVRLLSVRAFREWLRPRRADVDRWLASRDRREYPRGVVFEPDAEIAGAFNLWRGFAVEPDPAPHPEERCARFLEHLYENICQSDERLFEWVVGWLAQIVQSPRTKLGTSLFLRGKQGTGKTKVGEAMRRLLGRHYMLVSDPRYVVGRFNAHLESLLLLHADEAFFAGDPTAVGRLKDLVTGHEQVVERKGREPVVVSNYVRLLGTADSVWVVPANERERRFAVIDVGDAHERDFPYFAAIDRELDAGGASALLAYLLAYDLSALQLRQIPETPALIDQKVRSLAPEAAWWLDVLKRGELPASRFRDGRTCEVSRLVDDYIEHAQRRGTPRRASEVVLGGFLSKQVPGVERVRRTAPDGTRPWAYVFPSLAECRQTAPATFRGWNDPAADWKPADG; encoded by the coding sequence GTGACTGCGCGGCACCGGCCGCCCCTGCTCGTCGAAGGCGAGCGCGCCGCACGAGACATCGGGCGGATGAATGGTCGGGCGGGAGTGCGCACGATTCGACCGGTTGATCCGCTGATCACGGAGTTCAATGCGACGCACGCCGTGGTGCTCGTCGGTGGGGAACCTGCCGTGCTGTGCGAAGAGGCTGGCCGCGACGGGCGCCCAACGGTGCGGCTGCTGTCGGTGCGAGCCTTCCGCGAGTGGTTGCGCCCTCGAAGGGCCGACGTCGATCGGTGGCTCGCGTCGCGTGACCGGCGCGAGTATCCGCGCGGGGTGGTCTTCGAGCCGGACGCCGAGATCGCGGGTGCGTTCAACCTGTGGCGTGGCTTCGCGGTCGAACCCGACCCCGCTCCGCACCCGGAGGAACGGTGTGCGCGGTTCCTGGAACACCTGTATGAGAACATCTGCCAGAGCGACGAGCGCCTCTTCGAGTGGGTCGTCGGCTGGCTCGCGCAGATCGTCCAGTCACCACGCACGAAGCTCGGCACGTCGCTGTTTCTTCGCGGGAAGCAGGGCACCGGCAAGACCAAGGTCGGTGAGGCGATGCGGCGGTTGCTCGGTCGGCACTACATGCTCGTGAGTGACCCGCGCTACGTGGTCGGGCGGTTCAACGCCCACCTGGAGAGTCTGCTGCTGCTGCACGCGGACGAGGCATTCTTCGCCGGCGATCCGACGGCCGTGGGGCGCCTCAAGGATCTGGTCACGGGCCACGAGCAGGTTGTGGAGCGCAAGGGCCGTGAACCGGTCGTGGTGAGCAACTACGTCCGGCTGTTAGGCACCGCCGACAGCGTCTGGGTCGTACCGGCGAACGAGCGGGAGAGGCGATTTGCCGTGATCGACGTCGGCGACGCGCACGAGCGGGACTTCCCGTACTTCGCCGCGATCGACCGGGAGCTCGACGCGGGCGGCGCGTCCGCGCTGCTCGCGTATCTGCTCGCGTACGACCTGTCCGCGCTGCAGCTGCGGCAGATCCCCGAGACGCCCGCGCTGATCGACCAGAAGGTGCGAAGCCTCGCGCCGGAAGCCGCATGGTGGCTCGACGTGTTGAAGCGCGGCGAGCTGCCGGCGAGCAGGTTTCGGGACGGACGTACGTGCGAGGTATCGCGCCTGGTAGACGATTACATCGAGCACGCACAGCGCCGCGGCACGCCGCGGCGCGCGTCGGAGGTCGTGCTGGGTGGCTTTCTCAGTAAGCAGGTGCCGGGCGTGGAGCGCGTGCGCCGCACCGCGCCGGACGGCACCCGCCCGTGGGCGTACGTCTTCCCCTCGCTCGCCGAGTGCCGTCAGACCGCGCCGGCGACGTTCCGAGGGTGGAACGATCCTGCCGCGGACTGGAAACCGGCCGATGGCTGA
- a CDS encoding tyrosine-type recombinase/integrase, giving the protein MPTLARPLTKRTIDATAPQPSRDVFLWDGGDGAVKGFGLRVRPSGRKTFVFQYDDVGGRTRRLTLGEFGPMTVDQARAAARDAYAAAVAARRDPAVRDPATRAKAAKVEARAERLAPTVRDLATRYLEDRARKGKRARTIAQFTDIVERLIAPKLGARKLQDVTRRDVAQLHHELGDRPYMANRVLTVLHAMFAYAEREELRPAHTNPAAHIERYPERSRARGVPDAQYAAIGTALRRAAADGLRLPPELRAPSQRPAVAKRAAREAAGLKVRPVRPTPWDPRLVALFRFLALSGWRESEARALRWADVDLARGVATLQETKSGKSVRPLGAAAIAVLRGLEADAGSPYVFPGARPVTPARPARPRSRPGTEWAIVRHAAGLGMAKDGALTLHGLRHGFTTVARGLGYGDHVIAVLIGHTVGSTMTSRYGAVPDVLVRKAADDVAREIAALLDADLTPAKVLPITRREA; this is encoded by the coding sequence AGACGTTCGTCTTCCAGTACGACGACGTCGGCGGCCGCACGCGGCGCCTCACGCTCGGCGAGTTCGGGCCGATGACGGTTGACCAGGCGCGCGCGGCCGCGCGCGACGCGTACGCCGCCGCGGTGGCGGCGCGGCGCGATCCGGCCGTGCGCGATCCCGCCACGCGCGCGAAGGCGGCGAAGGTGGAGGCGCGCGCCGAGCGGCTCGCGCCGACGGTGCGCGACCTCGCGACACGCTACCTCGAGGACCGCGCGCGGAAGGGGAAGCGTGCGCGCACGATCGCGCAGTTCACCGACATCGTCGAGCGGCTCATCGCGCCCAAGCTCGGCGCGCGGAAGCTGCAGGACGTCACGCGCCGCGACGTCGCGCAGCTGCACCACGAGCTCGGCGACCGGCCGTACATGGCGAACCGCGTGCTGACGGTGCTGCATGCGATGTTCGCGTACGCCGAGCGCGAGGAGCTCCGGCCGGCGCACACGAACCCCGCGGCGCACATCGAGCGGTACCCGGAGCGCTCGCGCGCGCGCGGCGTGCCCGACGCGCAGTACGCCGCGATCGGCACCGCGCTGCGGCGCGCGGCCGCGGACGGGCTGCGCCTGCCGCCGGAGCTGCGCGCGCCGAGCCAGCGGCCGGCGGTGGCGAAGCGCGCGGCGCGCGAGGCCGCGGGGCTGAAGGTGCGCCCGGTCCGCCCGACGCCGTGGGATCCGCGGCTCGTCGCGCTGTTCCGCTTCCTCGCGCTCTCAGGCTGGCGCGAGAGCGAGGCGCGCGCGCTGCGCTGGGCCGACGTCGACCTCGCGCGCGGCGTGGCCACGCTCCAGGAGACGAAGTCGGGAAAGAGCGTGCGCCCGTTAGGCGCGGCGGCGATCGCGGTGCTGCGCGGCCTCGAGGCCGACGCGGGCTCGCCGTACGTGTTCCCCGGCGCGCGGCCCGTCACGCCCGCCAGGCCCGCCAGGCCGCGCAGCCGCCCCGGGACCGAGTGGGCGATCGTGCGCCACGCGGCGGGCCTCGGCATGGCGAAGGACGGCGCGCTGACGCTCCACGGCCTGCGCCACGGCTTCACGACCGTCGCGCGAGGCCTCGGGTACGGCGACCACGTGATCGCGGTGCTGATCGGCCACACCGTCGGCAGCACGATGACCAGCCGCTACGGCGCGGTCCCAGACGTGCTGGTGCGGAAGGCGGCCGACGACGTCGCGCGCGAGATCGCAGCGCTGCTCGACGCGGACCTGACGCCGGCGAAGGTGCTGCCGATCACGCGGCGCGAGGCCTAA
- a CDS encoding helix-turn-helix domain-containing protein, whose amino-acid sequence MIRFRLREVREQRELTQLELAERVGVRQATISDLETGRAKTLRLTLLDALCNALQAEPAELIEYDPPKRRKSA is encoded by the coding sequence GTGATTCGATTCCGCCTCAGGGAAGTTCGTGAGCAGCGCGAGCTTACGCAGCTCGAGCTCGCGGAGCGCGTCGGTGTCCGTCAGGCAACGATTAGCGACCTGGAGACCGGCCGCGCGAAGACGCTGCGGCTGACCCTCCTGGATGCGCTGTGCAACGCGCTGCAGGCAGAGCCGGCGGAGCTGATCGAGTACGACCCTCCGAAGCGCCGGAAGAGCGCGTGA
- a CDS encoding LuxR C-terminal-related transcriptional regulator, whose amino-acid sequence MPTRAVVELRRPLTPAQTRVLELLVEAPGYKIIADTLGCSKRTVREHIAAIAATLPEDFAPSGQPKERATLYAMRVWALEQIARARAARRGRRRQHVKKSPAESSNLYRASRLVPLSRGPP is encoded by the coding sequence ATGCCGACGCGCGCCGTCGTGGAGCTGCGACGGCCGCTCACGCCGGCGCAGACACGCGTCCTCGAGCTGCTCGTGGAGGCGCCCGGGTACAAGATCATCGCGGACACGCTCGGCTGCTCGAAGCGGACGGTGCGCGAGCACATCGCCGCGATCGCCGCCACGCTCCCCGAGGACTTCGCGCCCAGCGGCCAACCGAAAGAGCGGGCCACGCTGTACGCGATGCGCGTCTGGGCGCTCGAGCAGATCGCGCGCGCGCGCGCAGCTCGTCGAGGGCGCCGACGGCAACACGTGAAGAAATCTCCGGCCGAATCGTCGAATCTCTATAGGGCGAGCAGGCTAGTGCCGCTCAGCCGAGGCCCGCCCTAG
- a CDS encoding helix-turn-helix transcriptional regulator → MPERSDSNKPPAAAAPYTPAVLLTEIDLAQLLGVKPATLRDWRVDGRGPVFVQLGRRVRYRPADVDRWLDEQTRRSTSDPGPRRRRSA, encoded by the coding sequence ATGCCGGAACGCTCCGATTCGAACAAGCCGCCGGCAGCCGCGGCGCCCTACACCCCGGCGGTGCTGCTCACCGAGATCGATCTCGCGCAGCTGCTCGGTGTGAAGCCGGCCACGCTTCGCGACTGGCGCGTCGACGGCCGCGGGCCCGTGTTCGTGCAGCTCGGCCGACGCGTGCGGTATCGGCCGGCCGACGTCGACCGATGGCTCGACGAGCAGACGCGCCGCTCGACGTCGGACCCTGGGCCCCGTCGACGTCGGAGCGCCTGA